The Uranotaenia lowii strain MFRU-FL unplaced genomic scaffold, ASM2978415v1 HiC_scaffold_62, whole genome shotgun sequence genome contains the following window.
TTTGGATGCTTAGTTAGAAACATTTTCGATAATATCAAACTCTCTCTGACTGTAAAATTCACGAAGGTAATTTTGTTTGACATAAAACTAACTAAAATTGAACAACGTAAAGTCTACCAAACACAATAAAATTACTGTAAATTATCATCGTATCACGTATTCAATGCTTAGGTttataaaaaaactgattatAAAACTTAGATTATAAATGGAATGGATACTGAGTAATATGATTTAACATCTGTCAGAATGTGTAAGAGAATAATATTcatattatgataaaaaaaatccaacctaAAGACAGAAGCTAaacagataaataaaaaaaattccaaacattCCAGTCGCTTCGGTAATCCGCAGCTGTTTGGCCTCGATTGAGGCACTGGATTCCTACCTGATCCCTTCGATCTACGTGCCCTGTGTACATCACACTAAACTGCTGGAAGAGCATTGGCACGAGGAATCGAGCCAGCTCCGCTCACACGTTCAACGGATCATCGACAGCAATGCCTTCGCTTTGGTTCTGATTGACCTGTTGGACGGTGGAATCGATAAACTTGTAGTCAATTACGAATCACACTGTGCAGAAGGTTTACTTCACAAAGCCGAAGTATTCCGACAGCACCTGGAACTCAACCGAAAAGATCTGGATTTGTTGCGTGAACCCTTGAGCCTGTTTTACGAGGATTTCAAAATGATGCTTCTCGAGTGTCGTGCCATCGTTAAATATGCTCGCGAAGATCCGTCGATAGCGAAAGATCGTGTAGTAAAGCGCTTTCGAATTTTGCTGCAAAAGTTACGAAAAATTCAGCAAACCATTAGCTCGGGAAAGGGCAAAGAAGTTCTCAAAGATGAAAAGATTGATGTGAGACCCTTGGAATCGATGGCTAAAACGGACGAGGAGAAGGAAGTGGATCAGAGTGTGAAGGAGTTTTTCTCTCTAACCGAAGCCCGCTTTTCGGCGAAAAATATTCTCTACCGTAGTCGAAGAGGAGAACCTCCATCAGCTAGGCGAAATTCTACGGCCTCGTTACTGCAGCTTCAAAGTTTTTCAGATGTCCCTTCTCTGCTACGAAAGCAAGTGGAAACAACCCCTGGAAAGGGCGCCCCTAAAGTGGTTTCACCAGATTCAAACTCATCATCGAAAAATCGATTGATGAAACGGGATAGTCTTCGTAAGGCAATGTTCAAACGCAAGCAGTGCCTAGAGACGGCTGATTTTTTCGAGAGTTTCAAAAGCGATGTGGATCTACAAATAACAGGTATGCTCAGAAAGTTCgttaaaactaaataaaaaaatttgaaaatttcaataaatgttgCAGAAATTTTGGATCAGCTAACAGATCTGTCGTCAACGTTTGCAATCGATCAGAAAacaattgttcaaaattgtacAAAGCAGGACCTGGAGCATCTGGAAAAATTGGAACAAGTAGAAGAACAGACTCAACAATCAGACAGGAAGTCTATCACCAAGGAGGAGATAGAGATTACTGATGacaataaaatttgtattaataTTACGACTGATATTTaagataaggtacaccggggtaagtgtggacgcggggtaagtgtggacgatggctataaaaacaatactgtgcactattttttcaaacttttgatgcagaatgttcaatttacttgtaatctatccaataactgtgaaaaagatacgattcagacaataacggatgtttacagcgactttttcggaattttatattttcaactacgatgtcgagttgatgtgcatctttttcaattgcaaatttctcctaaactagctggctctcgatgaaaaactctacattgaaacaatccttacattccaaacaaccagttaggaaaagaaacggcggttaaaaattaagaaaaaagagtttatttgcaaaaaacttaaattatgtctccaacccctacctggggtaagtgtggacggctttaaaaagacttgatgtttacacattttttcaattttctgtccttcatcctttatgaattgtattatttagctatatttagcattcagatttgaaaatttgagtaaagtacttatttgttctgtgtttttgataaaatcggatctcgtgtgttgtatcataaattacacactataattatagtatcacgaacttttttcaaaattttggacggttcaagcaataaagtaacgtattcaaccaagaaaacacaattttttttgaaaatttccttagaaatcaaagggaaaatctaccgtccacacttaccccttaaagcggggtaagtgaagacaccaacCGTCCATAacgatttacgtgataacttttttcgctttgcttctatcgagctcatctcttcagcttttgtaaacaacatgttctgcatcacattgaacgtcaatttatcaaaattgctccactgctgattttttaatgattttttaaagttgaactatacgaaaacccgtccacacttaccccggtgtaccttataaaaaaacaacaagtttAAGGACTTTTGGTTTTTTGTAAATGAATAGAATGCGTACTTATTTGTAAAtgtatttaacattttttaatgtttcgatCTTAAATTGTATTGTATAAAATATGGTGGTACCACACTTATCGAAAACGCTTttctaaataaaagaaaattttatattgtaCTGTAAAATGTGTAAGTCTGTTTACGATGacttcatttttataaaaataaaatctcacCCCTCAACTGATGAATGAATTTGCTTCTCTACTGCAAAAATAAATCTCAAAATCAACCATTTCTCATACCTTTTCTTTTGAATCTTCAGcgtatatattttaaaattcgaatTCCCTATACGCTTAAAGTACTAAAACCAAAAGGTGCTGCACGCTAATGTAGATTTTACCGCAACAAGCATtttgaatctgaagtctgaatctgattctgaaatctgtaatctgaatctggaatctgaaatttgaatataaaat
Protein-coding sequences here:
- the LOC129760476 gene encoding serendipity locus protein alpha-like isoform X2 yields the protein MSWSADPLTWSIDLLEFINSRKSTRQCFLDRIVWCITRIKTLTEQIDSEECTTESNFVNFLDLALSLISPMTLMGNSAAAYANDEDNAEALVRIRSVVEALITQVFAFGNVLCEQDKERLTQACQRVLRECIALERDPALDLEKLTSDQDRCLKAGLLEGAIYQLEIQANDCFLRLVYETFSELDRNLVGQMRKLVTDDAKDEKMDALADRFDNMVDRIMQIGLFTLSYADDAKVASVIRSCLASIEALDSYLIPSIYVPCVHHTKLLEEHWHEESSQLRSHVQRIIDSNAFALVLIDLLDGGIDKLVVNYESHCAEGLLHKAEVFRQHLELNRKDLDLLREPLSLFYEDFKMMLLECRAIVKYAREDPSIAKDRVVKRFRILLQKLRKIQQTISSGKGKEVLKDEKIDVRPLESMAKTDEEKEVDQSVKEFFSLTEARFSAKNILYRSRRGEPPSARRNSTASLLQLQSFSDVPSLLRKQVETTPGKGAPKVVSPDSNSSSKNRLMKRDSLRKAMFKRKQCLETADFFESFKSDVDLQITEILDQLTDLSSTFAIDQKTIVQNCTKQDLEHLEKLEQVEEQTQQSDRKSITKEEIEITDDNKICINITTDI
- the LOC129760476 gene encoding serendipity locus protein alpha-like isoform X1, with translation MLPELQEAIQLAQKNLSRGYVSSKRSDINWLNTVCGDFHKLLRVLHKFMVFEQYDNAGSMEMLYLCLSQIVVCIRYLERTFVIEQDQDRTLMSTRQCFLDRIVWCITRIKTLTEQIDSEECTTESNFVNFLDLALSLISPMTLMGNSAAAYANDEDNAEALVRIRSVVEALITQVFAFGNVLCEQDKERLTQACQRVLRECIALERDPALDLEKLTSDQDRCLKAGLLEGAIYQLEIQANDCFLRLVYETFSELDRNLVGQMRKLVTDDAKDEKMDALADRFDNMVDRIMQIGLFTLSYADDAKVASVIRSCLASIEALDSYLIPSIYVPCVHHTKLLEEHWHEESSQLRSHVQRIIDSNAFALVLIDLLDGGIDKLVVNYESHCAEGLLHKAEVFRQHLELNRKDLDLLREPLSLFYEDFKMMLLECRAIVKYAREDPSIAKDRVVKRFRILLQKLRKIQQTISSGKGKEVLKDEKIDVRPLESMAKTDEEKEVDQSVKEFFSLTEARFSAKNILYRSRRGEPPSARRNSTASLLQLQSFSDVPSLLRKQVETTPGKGAPKVVSPDSNSSSKNRLMKRDSLRKAMFKRKQCLETADFFESFKSDVDLQITEILDQLTDLSSTFAIDQKTIVQNCTKQDLEHLEKLEQVEEQTQQSDRKSITKEEIEITDDNKICINITTDI